The following proteins are co-located in the Leptodactylus fuscus isolate aLepFus1 chromosome 8, aLepFus1.hap2, whole genome shotgun sequence genome:
- the GBX2 gene encoding homeobox protein GBX-2, producing the protein MSAAFQPPLMMMQRPLGSSTAFSIDSLIGSPPQPSPGHFVYTGYPMFMPYRPVVLPPPPPPPPALQPTLPSSHPHHQIPSLPSGFCSSLAQGMALTSTLMATLPGSFSASTQHQEAARKFGSQNLPGFDKSDGGQSDGEDTSKTYVTKDGTLLPFTASDSALGAVRGQGKEDSGKDEEAKGKEDSYLMDSDLDYSSDDNISCQTTHKEEDTPEESPQNPNPSSNSTSTGKNRRRRTAFTSEQLLELEKEFHCKKYLSLTERSQIAHALKLSEVQVKIWFQNRRAKWKRVKAGNANSKTGEPSRNPKIVVPIPVHVSRFAIRSQHQQLEQARP; encoded by the exons ATGAGTGCAGCCTTTCAGCCGCCTCTCATGATGATGCAGCGTCCCCTGGGCAGCAGTACAGCCTTCAGTATAGACTCCCTGATAGGGAGCCCACCACAGCCTAGTCCTGGGCACTTTGTCTATACAGGATATCCCATGTTCATGCCATACAGGCCTGTGGTGCTGCCCCCACCACCCCCTCCACCTCCAGCTCTACAGCCCACTCTCCCCTCCTCACACCCCCATCACCAGATCCCCAGCTTACCCAGTGGATTCTGCTCCAGCCTGGCCCAGGGCATGGCCCTCACCTCCACCCTCATGGCCACCTTACCCGGCAGCTTCTCAGCCTCCACCCAGCACCAAGAGGCGGCCAGGAAGTTTGGAAGCCAAAACCTGCCCGGATTCGATAAAAGTGATGGAGGGCAGTCAGATGGAGAAGACACTAGTAAAACCTATGTCACCAAAGACGGGACATTACTGCCATTCACTGCTTCAGACAGCGCTCTAG GTGCAGTCCGGGGACAAGGGAAGGAAGACTCTGGGAAGGATGAGGAGGCGAAAGGGAAGGAAGACTCCTACTTGATGGACAGTGACCTGGACTACAGCTCAGATGATAACATCTCTTGCCAGACGACCCATAAAGAAGAAGACACCCCCGAGGAGAGCCCCCAGAACCCCAACCCCTCCAGTAACAGCACCTCTACCGGCAAGAACAGGCGAAGAAGGACGGCCTTCACCAGTGAGCAGCTCCTGGAGTTGGAGAAGGAGTTCCATTGTAAGAAGTATCTGTCCCTCACCGAGCGCTCCCAGATCGCACATGCCCTCAAACTGAGCGAGGTCCAAGTGAAAATCTGGTTCCAGAACCGCAGAGCCAAGTGGAAGAGGGTCAAGGCTGGGAATGCAAACTCCAAAACTGGGGAGCCCTCCAGAAACCCCAAAATCGTGGTTCCCATCCCAGTCCATGTCAGCAGGTTCGCCATCAGGAGCCAACACCAGCAGCTGGAGCAGGCTAGACCCTGA